Proteins from one Chitinophaga oryzae genomic window:
- a CDS encoding helix-turn-helix domain-containing protein: protein MYVKKGFSKRKVKELANDILMTEKLSPQQEVEARRQLAAARKKTQSAMTERERLIANLLQLKFRLEEYINKKEYDEQLTFGYFLKEYLQLIHKKRNEFAAEIDIHETMLSQLINNHRTPNESIVIRLELHSNNTIPATYWYRLVEKQKEHIIGTSKELRKAEKKFVRNRLSVSI, encoded by the coding sequence ATGTATGTGAAGAAAGGGTTTTCAAAGAGAAAAGTGAAAGAGCTTGCGAATGATATATTAATGACTGAAAAACTTTCGCCGCAACAGGAGGTAGAAGCGAGAAGGCAGCTCGCCGCAGCCCGGAAAAAGACACAGTCAGCGATGACAGAGCGGGAACGATTGATTGCTAATTTGTTACAATTGAAATTTCGTCTGGAAGAATACATCAATAAAAAGGAATACGATGAGCAGCTGACGTTCGGATATTTTCTGAAAGAATACCTCCAGCTGATTCATAAGAAAAGAAATGAATTTGCAGCCGAGATAGATATTCACGAAACTATGCTCAGCCAATTGATTAATAATCATAGAACACCTAATGAAAGTATCGTCATTCGCCTGGAACTCCATTCGAATAATACGATTCCTGCTACCTATTGGTACCGGCTCGTTGAAAAACAAAAAGAGCATATTATCGGTACCAGTAAGGAATTGAGAAAAGCGGAAAAAAAATTTGTTAGAAATCGCCTCAGCGTCTCTATTTGA
- a CDS encoding N-acetyltransferase, with protein MEIIELASGERKSVIIARTLKKDLKNLTEDRFFFNWQTLEGNPVVYQLQLKEKGGILGVMGLVHFPDEARIEIKLITSSKENIGKGKKYEGIVGCLIGYACQLSLTKYGDMACVSLVPKTEIRHHYIEKYGMLDAGWQLFLDGWRLLNIVKKYVLCM; from the coding sequence TCGAACTTGCTTCAGGCGAAAGAAAAAGTGTCATAATAGCCAGAACGCTAAAAAAGGACCTTAAAAACCTGACAGAAGACAGATTCTTTTTTAATTGGCAAACACTGGAGGGGAATCCGGTGGTATATCAATTACAATTGAAGGAAAAAGGTGGCATTTTGGGAGTAATGGGACTTGTTCATTTTCCGGATGAAGCCAGGATAGAGATAAAGCTGATTACTTCATCGAAAGAAAATATCGGAAAAGGAAAAAAATATGAAGGAATAGTGGGATGTTTGATAGGATATGCTTGTCAATTGAGTTTAACTAAATACGGAGATATGGCCTGTGTTTCCCTGGTACCTAAAACAGAGATCAGACATCACTATATCGAAAAATATGGAATGCTGGACGCGGGTTGGCAGTTGTTTCTTGACGGATGGAGATTATTGAATATTGTAAAAAAATATGTTTTATGTATGTGA